A single genomic interval of uncultured Pseudodesulfovibrio sp. harbors:
- a CDS encoding LysM peptidoglycan-binding domain-containing protein gives MKKLILLAIAMCLVFAWGCSKKVKTEPEVVVVEEKEVVVEEVVTDPMAVYKAEYDALPVSHTVTKGECLWWISEYKHVYNDPFMWPLIYKANRDQIKNPDLIYPGQQFDVPRYGFDLEEVKGARKEAGAPWQALEPGQDAMVPAEMRAALGYSF, from the coding sequence ATGAAGAAGCTGATTTTACTCGCAATCGCCATGTGTCTCGTGTTCGCCTGGGGTTGCTCCAAGAAAGTGAAGACCGAACCCGAAGTGGTTGTGGTCGAGGAAAAGGAAGTCGTCGTTGAAGAAGTTGTTACCGACCCCATGGCCGTGTACAAGGCTGAATACGACGCCCTGCCCGTGTCTCACACCGTAACCAAGGGTGAATGCCTCTGGTGGATTTCCGAGTACAAGCATGTGTACAACGATCCCTTCATGTGGCCCCTCATCTACAAGGCCAACCGTGACCAGATCAAGAATCCTGATCTGATCTACCCCGGCCAGCAGTTCGACGTGCCCCGCTACGGCTTCGATCTTGAGGAAGTCAAGGGTGCCCGTAAGGAAGCAGGCGCTCCCTGGCAGGCCCTCGAGCCCGGTCAGGATGCCATGGTGCCCGCTGAAATGCGCGCCGCACTCGGCTACAGCTTCTAA
- a CDS encoding response regulator — protein sequence MKILVIEDEYLCRLSLTSLLNQYGDVGEAADGNEGLAAVNAALEASDPYDIVFMDIRMPGMSGLETSKKIRSLERQYSIAPRDEAKIIMATALHDVRTVFHALNKAQATAFLPKPCDAASVRKILAEMDIHPRANDVGCDPVIVEEFVLESSECLDQATDDVLLLEQGPNQEAIDRLFRVIHTIKGTAGMLTFRGVSDFVHEFENVCSEIRSGKCVLDKTMTDNILSCLDFIQSKLEFIRENHREDMNFSIGERYMDLLGRQISCPRIAA from the coding sequence ATGAAAATTCTAGTCATCGAAGACGAGTACCTGTGCAGACTTTCCCTCACGTCACTCCTCAATCAATACGGCGACGTCGGTGAAGCTGCTGATGGAAATGAAGGCCTTGCTGCCGTAAACGCGGCGTTGGAAGCAAGCGACCCGTACGATATTGTTTTCATGGACATTCGGATGCCCGGAATGAGCGGTCTGGAGACATCGAAGAAAATCCGCAGCCTTGAAAGACAGTATTCCATAGCCCCAAGGGATGAGGCCAAGATCATCATGGCCACCGCTCTGCACGATGTGAGAACCGTGTTTCACGCCCTGAACAAGGCGCAAGCCACGGCCTTTCTGCCTAAGCCCTGCGATGCCGCTTCGGTACGCAAGATACTGGCGGAAATGGACATACATCCAAGGGCAAACGACGTAGGCTGCGATCCTGTTATCGTGGAAGAATTCGTATTGGAATCCAGTGAATGCCTCGATCAGGCGACTGACGACGTCCTGCTTTTGGAACAGGGGCCGAATCAGGAAGCCATCGACCGGCTTTTCAGGGTGATACATACCATAAAAGGTACAGCCGGGATGCTCACTTTCAGGGGGGTGTCGGATTTTGTCCATGAGTTCGAAAATGTCTGCTCGGAAATCCGTTCCGGCAAGTGCGTTCTGGACAAGACGATGACGGACAACATTCTTTCCTGTTTGGATTTCATCCAATCCAAGCTGGAATTCATCAGGGAGAATCACCGGGAAGACATGAATTTTTCCATCGGCGAGAGGTACATGGACCTTCTCGGCCGCCAGATTTCCTGTCCGCGTATTGCGGCGTAG
- the hemL gene encoding glutamate-1-semialdehyde 2,1-aminomutase, producing MNSKELFAKAQTLMPGGVNSPLRACKYVKSEPVFIENAKGAYLWDVEGRQYIDYVYSWGPQILGHQDPAVSEAAHKAIDLGSSYGAPCFGEVALAEEINKLIPSMEMMRMVSSGTEATMSALRLARGYTGRNKFIKFIGNYHGHADAFLAAAGSAAATVPGTPGVPEEVTSHTLLAQYNDLDAVKAHFEASGDDIACIIVEPCAGNMGLVLPAEGFLQGLRDLCTQYGAVLIFDEVITGFRLSRGGAQQRYGITPDLTTLGKIIGGGFPVGCYGGKREIMEHMAPVGSVFQAGTLSGNPVAMAAGLATLKRLQECDYDALEARTKKLTDELVAIMKEKGQAVSLNRVASAFTMYFSDKPVTNMIESGQCDSEAYATYWQQMLAQGIYLAPAGFECAFTSFAHTDEDFEKTLEAARKVEF from the coding sequence ATGAACTCAAAAGAACTCTTCGCAAAAGCACAGACACTCATGCCCGGTGGCGTCAACTCGCCGCTGCGCGCATGCAAATACGTCAAGTCCGAACCCGTCTTCATCGAAAACGCCAAAGGCGCATACCTCTGGGATGTCGAAGGCCGCCAGTACATCGACTACGTCTACTCCTGGGGCCCCCAGATTCTCGGGCATCAGGACCCGGCAGTCTCCGAAGCCGCGCACAAGGCCATCGACCTCGGTTCATCCTACGGCGCACCCTGCTTCGGTGAAGTCGCCCTTGCCGAAGAGATCAATAAGCTCATCCCGTCCATGGAGATGATGCGTATGGTCTCCTCCGGCACCGAAGCCACCATGTCCGCCCTGCGACTCGCACGCGGATACACGGGCCGGAACAAGTTCATCAAGTTCATCGGCAACTACCACGGACATGCCGACGCATTTCTCGCCGCAGCAGGTTCTGCCGCAGCCACGGTCCCCGGCACCCCCGGCGTGCCCGAGGAAGTGACGAGCCACACGCTCCTCGCCCAGTACAACGACCTCGACGCGGTCAAGGCGCACTTCGAAGCATCCGGCGACGACATCGCCTGCATCATCGTGGAACCGTGCGCCGGAAACATGGGTCTCGTGCTCCCTGCCGAGGGATTCCTTCAGGGACTGCGCGACCTCTGCACCCAGTACGGTGCGGTGCTCATTTTCGACGAAGTCATCACCGGTTTCCGCCTCTCCCGCGGCGGCGCACAGCAGCGCTACGGCATCACCCCCGACCTCACCACGCTGGGCAAGATCATCGGCGGCGGATTCCCTGTGGGCTGCTACGGCGGCAAGCGCGAAATCATGGAGCACATGGCTCCCGTAGGCAGCGTCTTTCAGGCAGGCACCCTCTCGGGCAACCCGGTCGCCATGGCAGCCGGTCTCGCCACCCTGAAACGCCTTCAGGAATGCGACTACGACGCCCTTGAGGCTCGCACCAAAAAACTCACCGACGAACTCGTCGCCATCATGAAGGAAAAGGGACAGGCCGTGTCGCTCAACCGCGTCGCCTCCGCCTTCACCATGTACTTCTCGGACAAGCCGGTCACCAACATGATCGAATCCGGCCAGTGCGACAGCGAAGCCTATGCAACCTACTGGCAGCAGATGCTCGCACAGGGCATCTACCTCGCCCCCGCTGGTTTCGAATGCGCCTTCACCTCCTTCGCCCACACGGATGAAGACTTCGAAAAAACCCTCGAAGCCGCCCGCAAGGTGGAGTTTTAG
- a CDS encoding Lrp/AsnC family transcriptional regulator: MAIQFTQTEEKILALAGTDLPDCEQPFKAIADEVGVDEQTVIDLLADLKARKIIRRFGATLRHQKAGYGHNAMVAWRVPEERSDEVGEIFSARPEISHCYIRRTYPEWTYNFYTMIHGERPGHALEVVAELEKAIGIDDNCVLRSLKELKKTSMVYFK, translated from the coding sequence ATGGCTATCCAATTTACACAGACCGAAGAAAAAATACTGGCACTGGCAGGCACCGACCTGCCCGACTGCGAACAGCCTTTCAAGGCCATTGCCGACGAAGTGGGCGTGGACGAACAGACCGTCATCGATCTGCTCGCCGACCTCAAGGCTCGCAAGATCATCCGCCGTTTCGGCGCAACCCTTCGCCACCAGAAAGCGGGCTATGGACACAACGCCATGGTCGCATGGCGCGTGCCGGAAGAGCGTAGTGACGAAGTCGGCGAAATATTCTCGGCTCGCCCGGAAATCAGCCACTGCTACATCCGCCGCACCTATCCGGAGTGGACGTACAACTTCTACACCATGATTCACGGGGAGCGGCCCGGTCACGCCCTTGAAGTCGTTGCCGAGCTTGAAAAGGCCATCGGCATTGACGACAACTGCGTGCTCAGATCCCTCAAGGAACTCAAGAAGACCTCCATGGTCTATTTCAAATAA
- a CDS encoding NAD(P)H-dependent glycerol-3-phosphate dehydrogenase, with the protein MKTAVLGAGAWGTALAGALAGNGMDTTLWARNPEVVRAIRETGENTELFPGVSLPDSLRVESDPEKAFRDVDYYLIAIPSQYIRSSLEGFRDILPDNPIMICTSKGIETGSLAPMSRVVAEALDGKHPRYAILSGPSFAAEVGRNLPTTVSLGCSDHELGHELQNALSTPHFRVYFTPDYRGVELGGAVKNVIAIAAGLSDGLEFGHDARAAIITRGLAEMSRLGRAMGGQERTFMGLSGMGDLVLTCTGDLSRNRQVGLKLGQGQKLADIIGEMRAVAEGVKTTQSLYNLSRKLGVELPITEQVYRILYEDKDPGRAVRDLMNRDLKDE; encoded by the coding sequence ATGAAGACAGCCGTACTCGGAGCCGGGGCGTGGGGAACCGCGCTGGCCGGAGCGCTTGCCGGAAACGGCATGGACACGACCCTCTGGGCCCGTAACCCCGAGGTGGTCCGCGCCATCCGTGAAACTGGTGAAAATACAGAATTGTTCCCGGGCGTATCGTTGCCCGACTCGCTTCGGGTGGAATCCGACCCGGAAAAAGCCTTTCGTGACGTGGATTATTATCTCATCGCTATTCCGAGCCAGTACATCCGGTCCTCGCTGGAGGGTTTTCGCGATATCCTGCCGGATAATCCGATTATGATCTGCACGTCCAAGGGGATCGAAACCGGTTCGCTCGCGCCCATGAGCCGTGTCGTGGCCGAGGCGCTTGACGGGAAGCATCCGCGTTATGCCATCCTGTCGGGCCCGTCCTTTGCTGCCGAGGTCGGGCGGAATCTGCCTACCACGGTATCTCTGGGTTGCAGCGATCATGAGCTGGGGCATGAACTCCAGAATGCGCTGTCCACGCCGCATTTCCGTGTCTATTTCACGCCGGATTACCGTGGTGTGGAGCTGGGCGGCGCGGTCAAGAATGTCATCGCCATTGCGGCAGGGCTGTCGGACGGGCTGGAGTTCGGGCACGACGCACGGGCCGCCATCATCACGCGCGGGCTGGCGGAGATGAGCCGTCTGGGCCGAGCCATGGGCGGACAGGAACGGACCTTCATGGGGCTTTCCGGCATGGGCGACCTCGTGCTGACATGCACCGGCGACCTGTCGCGCAACCGGCAGGTAGGCCTCAAACTGGGGCAGGGGCAGAAGCTCGCGGACATCATCGGCGAGATGCGCGCCGTGGCAGAAGGCGTGAAAACCACGCAGTCCCTTTATAATCTTTCACGAAAACTCGGTGTCGAGTTGCCCATTACCGAACAGGTCTATAGGATACTGTATGAAGACAAGGACCCGGGCCGTGCGGTGCGGGATCTGATGAACCGTGATTTGAAAGACGAATGA
- a CDS encoding SDR family oxidoreductase has product MADERPVLVLGSTGYVGGRLVPLLLERGHRVRAAGRSVDKIMARPWGNNPNVEAVQADMHDPASLSRAAVGCRAVFYLVHSMSSPSRDFAEQERDAAYNMVDAAAHAGLERIIYLGGLGEDHDDHPLSKHLRSRAEVGRILRLGPAKVTVLRAAQIIGSGSSSFELVRYLADRLPAMLTPKWVRTKTQPIAIRNVLGYLAGCLENDDTAGLTLDIGGPDILSYEELFALYAEVANLPKRRIFPTPFLSPRLSSFWVSLITPVPMTLVRSLIEGLRNEVICRDNTICDLVPQPLLSCREAIRRALEKTEHQKVETCLFDVGSACMPEWAGDTDPAYAGGARYAMGYKARLQGDPVDVWKTVARIGGEQGWYFGNPLWHLRGFFDRLLGGPGTLRGRPHGDVSPRVGDALDFWRVIVSDEGRRLLLLAEMRVPGEALLEFKLDTKWENAVDLSMTAKFLPKGLAGLAYWYAMYPFHVLLFSNMIENISRQAGTHIYDKPRRIRNG; this is encoded by the coding sequence ATGGCTGACGAACGTCCGGTTCTGGTGTTGGGTTCCACGGGATATGTGGGTGGCCGACTGGTTCCGCTGCTTCTGGAGCGGGGGCACCGGGTCCGTGCTGCGGGCCGTAGTGTGGATAAGATCATGGCGCGACCGTGGGGAAATAACCCGAATGTCGAGGCCGTGCAGGCGGACATGCATGATCCCGCCTCTCTCAGCCGTGCCGCCGTGGGATGTCGAGCCGTGTTTTACCTCGTCCACTCCATGAGCAGCCCGAGCCGGGATTTTGCGGAGCAGGAACGTGATGCCGCCTACAACATGGTCGATGCTGCGGCCCACGCCGGACTGGAGCGTATCATTTACCTCGGCGGTCTCGGCGAGGATCATGACGACCATCCCCTTTCCAAGCATCTCCGTTCCCGCGCCGAAGTGGGACGCATCCTGCGCCTCGGACCGGCCAAGGTGACCGTGCTGCGCGCGGCCCAGATTATCGGCTCCGGGTCGTCGTCCTTTGAACTCGTGCGTTATCTCGCGGACCGGTTGCCCGCCATGCTGACTCCGAAATGGGTGCGGACCAAGACCCAGCCCATCGCCATCCGCAACGTGCTCGGCTATCTGGCCGGGTGTCTTGAAAATGACGACACCGCCGGACTGACGCTTGATATCGGTGGTCCTGATATTCTGTCTTACGAAGAGCTTTTCGCCTTGTATGCCGAGGTGGCCAATCTGCCGAAACGGCGCATTTTCCCGACGCCGTTTCTGTCTCCGCGTCTGTCCTCGTTCTGGGTGAGCCTGATTACACCGGTCCCCATGACGCTTGTTCGGTCACTTATCGAAGGGCTGCGGAATGAAGTCATCTGCCGGGACAACACCATCTGCGATCTGGTGCCGCAGCCGCTGCTTTCCTGCCGCGAGGCCATTCGTCGGGCATTGGAAAAGACCGAACACCAGAAGGTCGAGACCTGCCTGTTCGACGTGGGCAGTGCCTGTATGCCGGAATGGGCCGGTGACACTGACCCTGCGTATGCGGGAGGTGCACGATATGCCATGGGGTACAAGGCCCGGTTGCAGGGTGATCCCGTGGATGTCTGGAAGACTGTTGCCCGTATCGGCGGCGAACAGGGGTGGTATTTCGGGAATCCGTTGTGGCATCTGCGCGGGTTCTTTGATCGGCTGCTGGGTGGACCGGGAACCTTGCGCGGCAGACCGCATGGTGACGTGAGTCCGCGTGTCGGGGATGCCCTCGATTTCTGGCGCGTCATTGTCAGCGATGAGGGGCGTAGGCTTCTGCTGCTTGCGGAAATGCGGGTTCCGGGGGAGGCTCTGCTGGAATTCAAGCTCGATACCAAGTGGGAAAATGCCGTTGATCTGTCCATGACGGCGAAGTTCCTGCCCAAAGGTCTGGCCGGACTTGCGTACTGGTACGCCATGTACCCCTTTCATGTCCTTCTTTTCAGCAACATGATCGAGAATATTTCCCGACAGGCCGGAACGCATATTTATGACAAGCCAAGGCGAATTCGGAACGGATAA
- the cbiD gene encoding cobalt-precorrin-5B (C(1))-methyltransferase CbiD: MTRKLRTGRTTGSCATAAAMAGVGYLLTGDMPAAVDVPLPPGGTLSVPLERYEPRDNAVCVTVIKDGGDDPDATHGHEIQALVSVDRDAASPLAVTIDGGTGVGRATLPGLPVNVGEAAINPDPKKQIETGVRLVAEGMEHGAISVLVEVPEGAEIAKKTMNPRLGIIGGISILGTQGIVKPYSHDSWKATVAEGLDVARAQELEYAVFTTGRRSERLYLESHPGTPELALVQAADFFAFSMQAAAERDFRRITWSVFFGKLVKQAQGLEYTHAKTHPVDFGKLADWCGEAGCSAEYDAEIRGANTARQVLALLEGDAARPALIALLIDKATQAAEAFAGGRCAVEYAVFDFDGTRLDGP, encoded by the coding sequence ATGACCCGAAAATTGCGAACAGGCCGGACGACCGGCTCCTGCGCCACTGCTGCCGCCATGGCCGGAGTGGGCTATCTTCTCACGGGTGACATGCCTGCTGCCGTCGACGTCCCCCTACCTCCCGGCGGCACGCTGTCCGTCCCTCTTGAACGGTATGAACCTCGGGACAATGCCGTATGCGTCACGGTCATCAAGGATGGCGGGGACGACCCGGATGCCACGCACGGCCATGAGATTCAGGCGCTCGTATCCGTTGACCGGGATGCAGCCTCGCCGCTTGCCGTGACCATCGACGGCGGGACCGGCGTGGGGCGTGCGACTCTGCCGGGGCTGCCTGTGAACGTGGGCGAGGCCGCCATCAATCCCGACCCGAAAAAGCAGATTGAGACGGGCGTGCGTCTGGTGGCTGAAGGCATGGAACACGGCGCGATTTCCGTTCTTGTGGAAGTCCCCGAGGGCGCTGAGATAGCCAAGAAGACCATGAACCCGCGTCTCGGTATCATAGGCGGTATTTCCATTCTCGGCACGCAGGGCATCGTGAAGCCGTATTCCCATGATTCATGGAAGGCCACGGTGGCCGAAGGGTTGGACGTGGCCCGCGCGCAGGAACTTGAGTACGCGGTTTTCACCACGGGCAGGCGGTCCGAGCGGCTGTATCTGGAATCGCATCCCGGAACGCCGGAGCTGGCTCTGGTGCAGGCGGCGGACTTTTTCGCTTTTTCCATGCAGGCGGCGGCAGAGCGCGACTTCAGGCGCATAACGTGGTCGGTCTTCTTTGGCAAGCTCGTCAAACAGGCACAGGGGCTTGAGTATACCCACGCCAAGACCCATCCCGTGGATTTCGGGAAACTGGCCGACTGGTGCGGTGAAGCCGGGTGCTCTGCTGAATATGACGCGGAGATTCGAGGAGCCAACACGGCCCGACAGGTGCTGGCCCTGCTTGAAGGTGACGCGGCCCGTCCTGCGTTGATTGCCCTGCTTATCGATAAGGCGACGCAAGCCGCTGAAGCCTTTGCGGGCGGACGGTGCGCCGTGGAATACGCGGTTTTTGATTTCGACGGGACCCGGCTGGATGGCCCATAA
- the smpB gene encoding SsrA-binding protein SmpB — MAKKKKKKVSANTIATNKQARRLYEILETFEAGISLLGSEVKSLRDSQVAFKDGYISFRDGSAFLVGVHIAPYEKTGTYDQHEPERARRLLLHKKEIETLQSRVDQKGLTVVPMKMYFSRGKVKVQIGLGRGKNVHSKKQDLKARDIARDTARQLAAYK; from the coding sequence ATGGCAAAGAAAAAAAAGAAAAAAGTATCCGCAAATACTATTGCGACCAACAAGCAGGCCCGCCGCCTGTACGAGATTCTGGAGACATTCGAAGCGGGCATTTCCCTGCTGGGCAGTGAAGTCAAATCCCTGCGCGACAGTCAGGTAGCGTTCAAGGACGGGTACATCTCGTTCCGCGACGGCTCCGCCTTTCTGGTAGGCGTCCACATCGCACCCTATGAAAAGACCGGAACCTATGACCAGCACGAACCGGAACGCGCCCGCCGCCTGCTGCTGCACAAAAAGGAAATCGAGACCCTGCAATCCAGAGTGGATCAGAAGGGACTGACCGTTGTTCCCATGAAAATGTATTTTTCACGCGGCAAGGTAAAGGTCCAGATCGGACTCGGTCGAGGCAAGAACGTCCACTCCAAGAAACAGGACCTCAAGGCGCGGGACATCGCCCGCGACACCGCCCGTCAGTTGGCTGCGTACAAATAA
- the ptsP gene encoding phosphoenolpyruvate--protein phosphotransferase, whose amino-acid sequence MADKILSGISVATGIAIGKAYFVNRNHKAHLQRQTVAASQVPDEIKRLHDAFTTVESELTATRERVPADLKDYGLLIDTHILMLKDPKLAGVAEEYVKNLGLNAPWALEKAVSDQEAAFGAIDDPYIRERMQDVRVVADKVQAKLIGRESDMASISGRAIIMAHDLTPADTVELQVDKIMGFATVRGGKTSHTGIMARSLGIPALVGTDKLEDFVRDGDLVILDGLSGKVVVNPTETELEDYNERAAFFEDYTRKIRRHCQLPAETFDGSRVSVLANIELVEEVASVIDNGGEGVGLYRTEYAYMNRTELPTEDELTEKYVDLAAIMAPRKVVFRTLDLGADKFISSFGELNETNPALGLRAIRFCLKNPQLFKTQLRAILRASAYGNVSLMFPMISGVKEVRQAKAWLAQAKAELRREGIDYDPNMPVGIMIELPAAVMIAEYLAHEVDFFSIGTNDLIQYSIGVDRTNHHVSYLYQPLHPATLRAIKLVVDAAHQAGIEVSLCGEVASDPFCVPILLGMGIDSISLTAQAIPGIKRIIRQTNMHDCRKLLKDVLECRTVSRINNLVMDNIFKHFPEEVSFFSSLLENDEAPS is encoded by the coding sequence ATGGCAGACAAGATTCTCTCGGGCATATCGGTTGCAACGGGCATCGCCATCGGCAAGGCCTACTTCGTCAACCGCAATCACAAGGCGCACCTGCAACGGCAGACGGTCGCCGCTTCACAGGTGCCCGACGAAATCAAACGCCTGCACGACGCATTCACCACCGTGGAGTCCGAACTCACGGCCACGCGTGAAAGGGTACCCGCAGACCTCAAGGACTACGGCCTGCTCATCGACACCCACATCCTCATGCTCAAGGACCCCAAGCTCGCCGGGGTGGCCGAGGAATACGTCAAAAATCTCGGCCTGAACGCTCCATGGGCACTGGAAAAGGCCGTTTCCGATCAGGAAGCCGCCTTCGGTGCCATTGACGATCCGTACATCCGCGAACGCATGCAGGACGTACGCGTCGTGGCGGACAAGGTGCAGGCCAAGCTCATCGGACGCGAATCCGACATGGCCTCCATCTCAGGCCGCGCCATCATCATGGCCCATGACCTGACCCCGGCGGACACCGTCGAGTTGCAGGTGGACAAGATCATGGGTTTTGCCACGGTGCGCGGCGGCAAGACCTCCCACACCGGCATCATGGCCCGGTCCCTCGGCATCCCCGCCCTAGTGGGAACCGACAAGCTTGAAGATTTCGTACGCGACGGCGACCTCGTCATACTGGACGGTCTGTCCGGGAAAGTCGTGGTCAATCCCACCGAAACAGAGCTTGAGGACTACAACGAACGCGCCGCCTTCTTCGAGGACTACACGCGCAAAATCAGGCGGCACTGCCAGTTGCCCGCCGAGACGTTCGACGGTTCACGGGTCTCCGTGCTCGCCAATATCGAATTGGTCGAAGAAGTCGCCTCGGTCATCGACAACGGCGGCGAAGGCGTGGGACTCTACCGCACCGAATATGCGTACATGAACCGCACCGAGCTGCCGACCGAAGATGAACTGACGGAAAAATACGTTGACCTCGCAGCCATCATGGCCCCCCGAAAAGTCGTTTTCCGCACGCTCGATCTCGGCGCGGACAAATTCATCTCCTCATTTGGAGAGCTCAACGAGACCAACCCGGCGTTAGGCCTGCGCGCCATCCGCTTCTGTCTCAAGAATCCGCAGCTGTTCAAGACGCAGCTTCGGGCCATCCTGCGCGCCTCGGCTTACGGCAACGTTTCACTGATGTTCCCCATGATCTCGGGCGTCAAGGAAGTGCGACAGGCAAAGGCGTGGCTCGCACAGGCCAAGGCGGAACTCCGGCGCGAAGGCATCGACTACGACCCGAACATGCCTGTGGGCATCATGATCGAGCTGCCTGCCGCCGTGATGATCGCCGAGTATCTGGCGCACGAAGTGGACTTTTTCTCCATCGGCACCAACGATCTCATCCAGTACTCCATCGGCGTGGACCGGACCAATCATCATGTGTCCTACCTGTACCAGCCGCTGCACCCCGCGACCCTGCGCGCCATCAAGCTGGTGGTTGACGCAGCCCATCAGGCAGGCATAGAAGTGTCCCTGTGCGGCGAAGTGGCGTCAGATCCGTTCTGCGTCCCCATCCTGCTCGGCATGGGCATTGACTCGATTTCACTCACGGCACAGGCCATCCCCGGCATCAAGCGCATCATCCGGCAGACCAACATGCACGACTGCCGAAAACTGCTCAAGGATGTGCTCGAATGCCGTACGGTCAGCCGCATCAACAATCTGGTGATGGATAATATCTTCAAGCACTTCCCCGAAGAAGTCAGCTTCTTCTCGTCCCTGCTTGAAAACGACGAGGCCCCTTCGTAA
- a CDS encoding HPr family phosphocarrier protein: MMEDNQATNSQEEDVLSGQVVVANEHGLHARPAGLVAQRAQGFEADIKLVNAEQEVDAKSILDVLTLAAAPGDVLEIRVQGADAADALASLTTLFKNKFAE; encoded by the coding sequence ATGATGGAAGACAATCAGGCAACAAATTCGCAGGAAGAGGATGTCCTCTCGGGGCAGGTTGTTGTCGCCAATGAACACGGGCTGCACGCCCGACCCGCCGGCCTGGTCGCTCAACGCGCACAGGGATTCGAGGCGGATATAAAACTCGTGAACGCAGAACAGGAAGTGGACGCGAAGTCCATCCTCGACGTGCTGACTCTGGCCGCTGCGCCGGGGGACGTACTGGAAATCCGGGTGCAGGGGGCTGATGCGGCGGACGCCCTGGCTTCCCTGACCACGTTGTTCAAAAACAAATTCGCAGAATAG
- a CDS encoding PTS system mannose/fructose/sorbose family transporter subunit IID codes for MENNLAHFRADTRTMAFIRSFMRCYLAGAGFNTRGMQNIGLTYAMQPGLAVIHSDPKELRAAHKRYVSHYQSHPFWMPCMVGIFLNVETAIAAGRFPPKMLAKVKDTTSYTLSALGDSVFAGSLLIFWALLTICLLLSGFTLLPLLLGLAFFIGLQVFRAYTFTCAVQQGFSFLEKLKRWDLINWGGRVKFCNAALLLWLWILIWPRPYDTWEWLVGVSALMLFAGFIRTGVISRGIAAMAFVVVIDMFPEIEQWVRAALTL; via the coding sequence ATGGAAAACAACCTCGCACATTTCCGCGCCGATACGCGCACCATGGCCTTTATCCGCAGTTTCATGCGGTGCTATCTGGCTGGTGCTGGCTTCAACACGCGAGGCATGCAGAACATCGGCCTGACCTATGCCATGCAGCCCGGACTGGCCGTCATTCACAGCGACCCGAAAGAGCTTCGAGCCGCGCACAAGCGGTATGTGAGCCACTACCAGTCCCATCCCTTCTGGATGCCGTGCATGGTGGGCATCTTTCTCAATGTGGAAACAGCCATCGCGGCCGGACGCTTCCCTCCCAAAATGCTTGCCAAGGTCAAGGACACCACGTCCTACACCCTGTCCGCGCTCGGCGATTCCGTGTTTGCCGGGAGCCTGCTCATTTTCTGGGCACTTTTGACCATCTGCCTGCTGCTTTCCGGGTTCACACTGCTCCCGCTGCTGCTCGGACTGGCATTTTTCATCGGATTGCAGGTGTTCCGGGCGTACACATTCACCTGCGCCGTCCAGCAGGGATTCTCTTTTCTGGAAAAACTCAAGCGATGGGATCTCATCAACTGGGGCGGCCGGGTCAAATTCTGCAACGCGGCCCTGCTGCTGTGGCTATGGATCCTCATCTGGCCGAGGCCGTATGACACCTGGGAATGGCTGGTCGGCGTCAGCGCCCTGATGCTGTTTGCCGGATTCATACGCACCGGAGTGATCTCACGCGGAATCGCCGCCATGGCGTTCGTGGTGGTCATCGACATGTTTCCCGAAATCGAACAATGGGTCAGAGCCGCTTTGACCTTGTGA
- a CDS encoding biotin transporter BioY: MRNNSLADLHGLVWTSLMAAAIGAGAFLIVPIGPVPVSMQPFFVFLAGFVLGPKRGAMAVGLYILAGTIGLPIFAGGKSGFGHLLGPTGGYLFGFVVSAWLCGKARMESTKIGWSAGLGFGGAALLAVYAIGAAWLKFTLSISWHKAWLLGVVPFIPWDGLKLVAALMCSRYLARFGLLPGQR, encoded by the coding sequence ATGAGAAATAATTCACTTGCCGACCTGCACGGACTCGTCTGGACCTCGCTGATGGCAGCCGCCATCGGTGCGGGCGCGTTCCTGATCGTGCCCATCGGTCCGGTTCCGGTTTCCATGCAGCCATTTTTCGTCTTTCTGGCCGGATTCGTGCTCGGCCCAAAACGCGGTGCCATGGCCGTGGGGCTGTACATTCTGGCCGGAACCATCGGCCTGCCCATATTTGCGGGCGGAAAATCCGGTTTCGGGCATCTTCTCGGGCCGACCGGCGGCTATCTTTTCGGCTTCGTGGTGTCGGCATGGCTTTGCGGCAAGGCACGCATGGAAAGCACCAAGATCGGCTGGAGTGCGGGACTCGGCTTCGGCGGCGCGGCGCTTCTCGCTGTCTACGCGATCGGTGCGGCATGGCTGAAATTCACACTGTCCATCAGTTGGCACAAGGCATGGCTTCTCGGAGTGGTGCCGTTTATCCCGTGGGATGGGCTGAAACTTGTTGCCGCACTCATGTGCAGCCGATATCTCGCCCGTTTCGGCCTGCTGCCCGGACAACGCTGA